The Henckelia pumila isolate YLH828 chromosome 2, ASM3356847v2, whole genome shotgun sequence genome includes a window with the following:
- the LOC140883817 gene encoding purine permease 3-like — protein sequence MEVEATTTTTTTKRIFLIINCIILSIGNCGGPLIMRLYFIHGGKRIWFSSWLEIGGWPILLIPLLVSYVLRRRSNPSAELFFMKPRVFWAAAVIGTLTGFDDYLYAYGVAKLPVSTSSLLIATQLAFTAAFAFLLVKQKFTAYSINAVVLLTVGAVVLGLHASGDRPQGESDKQYFVGFFMTLGAAALYGLILPLVELMYFKARQAMALTYTLVLEIQMVMCIFATAFCTVGMLINKDFQAIPREAKEYELGEAKYYLVVIWSAIIWQCFLLGAIGIIFYSSSLLSGIVITVFLPVTELLAVILFHEKFQAEKGVSLFLSLWGFISYFLGEKVKISKKKKSYMIAEFEMSTHHQQSVATP from the exons ATGGAAGTTGAGGCCACCacaaccaccaccaccacgaAAAGGATCTTCCTAATCATCAACTGCATAATACTATCCATTGGAAACTGCGGCGGCCCACTGATCATGCGCCTTTACTTCATCCATGGTGGCAAACGGATCTGGTTCTCCAGCTGGCTCGAAATCGGCGGGTGGCCGATACTCCTCATCCCCCTCCTCGTTTCCTACGTGCTCCGCCGCAGGAGCAACCCCAGCGCCGAGCTCTTCTTCATGAAACCCCGAGTGTTCTGGGCAGCAGCTGTGATCGGAACATTGACTGGCTTCGATGACTATCTTTACGCATACGGCGTCGCGAAGCTCCCCGTCTCCACTTCCTCCCTGCTCATTGCCACTCAGCTGGCCTTCACGGCGGCGTTTGCTTTCCTCCTCGTGAAGCAGAAATTCACCGCCTACTCCATAAACGCCGTGGTTCTGCTGACGGTGGGGGCGGTGGTTCTGGGGCTTCACGCCAGCGGTGATCGGCCACAGGGGGAGTCGGATAAGCAGTATTTTGTAGGGTTCTTCATGACGCTGGGGGCGGCGGCGCTGTACGGCCTGATTCTGCCGCTGGTGGAGCTGATGTATTTCAAGGCCAGACAGGCAATGGCATTAACATACACTCTTGTATTGGAGATTCAGATGGTGATGTGTATTTTCGCCACTGCCTTCTGTACAGTGGGGATGCTTATCAACAAAGATTTTCag GCAATACCAAGAGAAGCAAAAGAATATGAACTGGGAGAGGCCAAATACTACTTGGTTGTAATTTGGAGTGCGATAATTTGGCAGTGTTTCTTATTGGGAGCTATTggtattatattttattcatcatCACTTTTATCGGGCATAGTAATCACAGTGTTTCTACCGGTGACCGAGTTACTAGCAGTAATTTTATTCCATGAGAAGTTCCAAGCCGAAAAGGGTGTCTCTCTTTTTCTATCCCTTTGGGGATTTATATCATACTTTCTTGGTGAGAAGGTCAAAATAAGcaagaagaagaagagttacATGATCGCAGAGTTTGAGATGAGCACCCATCATCAACAATCGGTCGCTACTCCTTGA